From one Maniola jurtina chromosome 5, ilManJurt1.1, whole genome shotgun sequence genomic stretch:
- the LOC123865601 gene encoding juvenile hormone epoxide hydrolase-like isoform X2, whose translation MPSCPVQTSLQFRLFKLRTKLCSCSLDFIYFAMANSFNIGILVLVIGGTTWVIEAQVLTLPQLDPDEWWGPAELQGDTNTTIRPFRIQFTQKMIKDLKSRLRNRRDLTPPLEGIGFEYGFNTQQVDPWVKYWTEEYDFKEREKFFNQFPHYKTNIQGLDIHFIRVKPKGAARPGLGPIQMAVIFKNLMARLGYDKFYVQGGDWGSVICKAMATIFQKEVLGFHTNLMSAVNSCSEIKVLVGAITASQQLTLNQTQRNVFTDYIEETGYFHLQATKPDTLGVSLSDSPVGLLTYILEKFSAGIRLDNRFRPDGGLYDRFSEEQLIDNLMVYWSTSCITTSMRIYAEAFSTAHRALRIDDLPTPVPIWNLVAKNELLNQPPNLMKFPNLLGGTVLDGGHFLAFELPQPFSADVFKAVKAFRAFHEARTEL comes from the exons ATGCCTTCGTGTCCTGTTCAAACTTCACTTCAGTTTCGACTATTTAAACTGAGAACCAAACTATGCAGTTGCAGTTTGGATTTCATATACTTTGCG ATGGCAAATTCCTTCAATATTGGGATTCTTGTTTTGGTTATTGGCGGGACAACATGGGTCATCGAAGCACAGGTGCTAACACTCCCACAGCTGGACCCCGACGAGTGGTGGGGTCCAGCCGAGCTGCAAGGCGATACGAATACAACCATCAGACCCTTCAGAATTCAGTTCACTCAaaag ATGATTAAAGACCTCAAAAGTCGTCTTCGAAATCGCCGTGACCTCACTCCACCGCTTGAAGGCATCGGCTTCGAATATGGCTTCAACACCCAACAAGTGGACCCCTGGGTGAAGTACTGGACAGAAGAATACGACTTCAAAGAGAGAGAAAAGTTTTTCAACCAGTTTCCTCACTATAAAACGAATATACAGGGTCTGGATATACACTTCATCAGAGTGAAGCCTAAG GGAGCAGCGCGTCCGGGACTGGGACCAATACAAATGGCGGTCATCTTCAAGAACCTAATGGCCAGGCTCGGCTATGATAAGTTTTACGTCCAGGGTGGCGATTGGGGATCTGTAATCTGCAAAGCGATGGCCACAATATTCCAGAAGGAAGTGTTGGGCTTCCACACCAACTTGATGAGTGCAGTG AACAGTTGTTCAGAAATCAAAGTGTTAGTCGGGGCCATCACAGCGTCGCAGCAACTGACGCTGAACCAAACCCAGAGGAATGTCTTCACCGATTACATAGAGGAGACGGGCTACTTTCATTTACAGGCGACGAAACCTGATACTCTGG GTGTCAGTCTGTCAGACTCCCCAGTGGGTCTTCTCACGTACATTTTGGAGAAGTTCTCTGCCGGCATACGCTTGGATAACCGCTTCCGTCCGGACGGGGGTCTGTATGACCGTTTCTCCGAAGAGCAGCTGATTGATAACCTCATGGTGTACTGGAGCACCAGCTGTATCACCACCTCGATGAGAATCTACGCTGAGGCATTCAGCACGGCGCACCGAGCCCTGAGAATAGATGA TTTACCCACTCCAGTACCAATCTGGAATCTCGTAGCTAAGAACGAACTCCTCAACCAGCCGCCAAACCTGATGAAGTTCCCCAACCTCCTAGGTGGCACCGTTTTAGATGGGGGCCACTTTTTGGCCTTCGAGCTCCCTCAACCCTTTAGTGCAGACGTCTTCAAAGCTGTGAAGGCATTTAGGGCATTCCATGAAGCCAGAACTGAATTGTAG
- the LOC123865601 gene encoding juvenile hormone epoxide hydrolase-like isoform X1: MPSCPVQTSLQFRLFKLRTKLCSCSLDFIYFAMANSFNIGILVLVIGGTTWVIEAQVLTLPQLDPDEWWGPAELQGDTNTTIRPFRIQFTQKMIKDLKSRLRNRRDLTPPLEGIGFEYGFNTQQVDPWVKYWTEEYDFKEREKFFNQFPHYKTNIQGLDIHFIRVKPKVPASVKTVPLLILHGWPGSVREFYEVIPLLTSPADGYDFIFEVIVPSLPGFGFSDGAARPGLGPIQMAVIFKNLMARLGYDKFYVQGGDWGSVICKAMATIFQKEVLGFHTNLMSAVNSCSEIKVLVGAITASQQLTLNQTQRNVFTDYIEETGYFHLQATKPDTLGVSLSDSPVGLLTYILEKFSAGIRLDNRFRPDGGLYDRFSEEQLIDNLMVYWSTSCITTSMRIYAEAFSTAHRALRIDDLPTPVPIWNLVAKNELLNQPPNLMKFPNLLGGTVLDGGHFLAFELPQPFSADVFKAVKAFRAFHEARTEL, translated from the exons ATGCCTTCGTGTCCTGTTCAAACTTCACTTCAGTTTCGACTATTTAAACTGAGAACCAAACTATGCAGTTGCAGTTTGGATTTCATATACTTTGCG ATGGCAAATTCCTTCAATATTGGGATTCTTGTTTTGGTTATTGGCGGGACAACATGGGTCATCGAAGCACAGGTGCTAACACTCCCACAGCTGGACCCCGACGAGTGGTGGGGTCCAGCCGAGCTGCAAGGCGATACGAATACAACCATCAGACCCTTCAGAATTCAGTTCACTCAaaag ATGATTAAAGACCTCAAAAGTCGTCTTCGAAATCGCCGTGACCTCACTCCACCGCTTGAAGGCATCGGCTTCGAATATGGCTTCAACACCCAACAAGTGGACCCCTGGGTGAAGTACTGGACAGAAGAATACGACTTCAAAGAGAGAGAAAAGTTTTTCAACCAGTTTCCTCACTATAAAACGAATATACAGGGTCTGGATATACACTTCATCAGAGTGAAGCCTAAG GTGCCCGCTAGTGTAAAAACAGTACCTCTCCTCATATTACACGGCTGGCCGGGTTCCGTACGCGAATTCTATGAAGTGATTCCCTTGTTGACCTCGCCAGCTGATGGATATGACTTCATATTCGAGGTTATCGTCCCAAGCCTGCCTGGATTCGGATTTTCTGAT GGAGCAGCGCGTCCGGGACTGGGACCAATACAAATGGCGGTCATCTTCAAGAACCTAATGGCCAGGCTCGGCTATGATAAGTTTTACGTCCAGGGTGGCGATTGGGGATCTGTAATCTGCAAAGCGATGGCCACAATATTCCAGAAGGAAGTGTTGGGCTTCCACACCAACTTGATGAGTGCAGTG AACAGTTGTTCAGAAATCAAAGTGTTAGTCGGGGCCATCACAGCGTCGCAGCAACTGACGCTGAACCAAACCCAGAGGAATGTCTTCACCGATTACATAGAGGAGACGGGCTACTTTCATTTACAGGCGACGAAACCTGATACTCTGG GTGTCAGTCTGTCAGACTCCCCAGTGGGTCTTCTCACGTACATTTTGGAGAAGTTCTCTGCCGGCATACGCTTGGATAACCGCTTCCGTCCGGACGGGGGTCTGTATGACCGTTTCTCCGAAGAGCAGCTGATTGATAACCTCATGGTGTACTGGAGCACCAGCTGTATCACCACCTCGATGAGAATCTACGCTGAGGCATTCAGCACGGCGCACCGAGCCCTGAGAATAGATGA TTTACCCACTCCAGTACCAATCTGGAATCTCGTAGCTAAGAACGAACTCCTCAACCAGCCGCCAAACCTGATGAAGTTCCCCAACCTCCTAGGTGGCACCGTTTTAGATGGGGGCCACTTTTTGGCCTTCGAGCTCCCTCAACCCTTTAGTGCAGACGTCTTCAAAGCTGTGAAGGCATTTAGGGCATTCCATGAAGCCAGAACTGAATTGTAG